The proteins below are encoded in one region of Bacillota bacterium:
- a CDS encoding glycosyltransferase family 4 protein, whose product MKIGLDGRAAIWYRGTGIGTYTYQLIRNLRLVDQRHQYRFFWPGDEYRDLDPSADSVFNSIDRHRDTFWEAVHIPARIADENIDLYHVPQNGIGLPHASSCPLVVTVHDLIPYIYPETVGKGYLKLFLEQMPRIVEKAAKIITVSQWSARDLQRVLRVPPEKIAVTYEAPEDFYRPLDRAVARELLAQKYGINRKFLLYLGGFGPRKNVKAVINAFYEVHRDLPTDHLLVLVGKEDREYKDLQMLAEALGIADKVLFPGFVPVEELPYFYNAAEVFVYPSFYEGFGLPPVEAMACGTPVVTANSSSLPEVVGDAAIMTNPYDTSDIAEAIYRLLTNPELAEEYRRRGLTRVKQFSWRDTVLQTIAVYEDVGANT is encoded by the coding sequence ATGAAGATCGGCTTAGATGGCCGGGCCGCGATTTGGTACCGTGGAACTGGCATAGGTACATATACCTATCAATTAATCCGTAATCTCCGATTAGTTGACCAGCGCCATCAGTATCGGTTTTTTTGGCCAGGAGATGAATATCGAGATTTGGACCCTAGCGCCGATTCGGTGTTTAACAGTATTGACCGGCACCGCGACACTTTCTGGGAGGCGGTCCATATTCCCGCCCGAATTGCGGATGAGAACATTGACCTCTACCACGTGCCGCAAAACGGGATTGGCCTCCCACACGCCAGCAGTTGCCCACTGGTGGTGACCGTCCATGATCTAATTCCTTATATTTATCCCGAAACGGTAGGGAAAGGATACTTGAAGCTCTTTTTAGAACAGATGCCCCGGATCGTGGAAAAGGCGGCGAAAATCATCACCGTTTCCCAGTGGTCGGCTCGCGACCTGCAGCGGGTCTTACGGGTACCCCCGGAAAAAATTGCTGTCACTTATGAAGCGCCGGAAGACTTTTACCGTCCGCTCGACCGGGCTGTGGCCAGAGAACTGTTAGCGCAAAAATACGGGATAAACCGGAAGTTCTTGTTGTACCTGGGCGGGTTTGGTCCGCGGAAAAACGTCAAAGCGGTCATCAACGCTTTTTATGAAGTTCACCGCGACCTGCCGACTGACCACCTGCTGGTTCTGGTTGGCAAAGAGGACCGCGAATACAAGGACCTGCAAATGTTAGCTGAGGCCCTGGGAATTGCCGATAAGGTGTTGTTCCCCGGATTTGTCCCGGTGGAGGAACTGCCGTACTTCTATAATGCGGCGGAGGTCTTTGTTTATCCTTCGTTTTACGAAGGTTTTGGGCTGCCGCCCGTTGAAGCCATGGCCTGTGGCACCCCGGTGGTCACCGCCAACTCGTCATCTTTGCCCGAGGTCGTAGGTGATGCGGCCATCATGACCAATCCTTACGATACTTCAGATATTGCGGAAGCGATTTACCGTTTGTTGACCAACCCCGAGCTAGCTGAAGAGTACCGACGCCGGGGGTTGACACGAGTTAAACAGTTTTCCTGGCGGGACACGGTCCTTCAGACAATCGCGGTTTACGAAGATGTCGGCGCCAATACTTAA
- a CDS encoding S-adenosylmethionine decarboxylase proenzyme: MNPFGRHILAEFYQCSPQILNDAEKIEQIMVEAALRAGAEVREVVFHRFAPWGVSGVVIISESHLAIHTFPEFGYASVDIYTCGNKINPYAAYQYLADQIQVPCTLVKELRRGFGEITEVTGEWV, from the coding sequence GTGAATCCTTTTGGTCGGCACATCCTCGCTGAGTTTTATCAGTGCAGTCCTCAGATCCTTAATGATGCAGAGAAGATTGAACAGATTATGGTTGAGGCCGCTCTTCGGGCTGGAGCGGAAGTGCGGGAGGTTGTTTTTCACCGTTTCGCCCCCTGGGGTGTGAGCGGAGTGGTGATCATCTCCGAATCCCATCTGGCCATCCACACCTTCCCCGAGTTTGGCTATGCCTCGGTAGACATCTATACCTGCGGTAATAAAATAAACCCTTACGCCGCCTACCAGTATCTGGCCGATCAAATTCAGGTCCCTTGTACGCTGGTTAAGGAACTACGCCGGGGATTCGGAGAAATTACGGAAGTAACTGGCGAGTGGGTTTAA
- a CDS encoding STAS domain-containing protein — translation MDNTRINAIISEMTDDNRQRDLWRKVLAAVSAGEAATDNLMAALRALLEDLEEENVVAGIVKLSDELPSLPVTDLLQAAVKVLGQMRRENLTALNQLRQMLSELATPIIRIWQDILLVAMIGNIDNQRAQDIAEKLLHRVSSSRSKVVLVDVTGVSMIDTAVGEFLIEMFSAIKFLGTEVILTGIKPDVAHTLVKLGLNFRMVSIARDLEDALRQGIAITMEEKKRRKQLAVSLAGSEAGSEDANVEDY, via the coding sequence ATGGATAATACTCGAATCAACGCAATTATCAGTGAAATGACGGATGATAACCGGCAGCGAGACCTGTGGCGCAAGGTATTAGCGGCTGTTTCAGCCGGAGAGGCGGCAACGGACAACCTCATGGCAGCACTGCGGGCCCTCCTGGAAGATTTAGAGGAGGAAAACGTGGTGGCTGGAATAGTCAAGCTGTCAGACGAGCTGCCTTCATTACCGGTTACGGATCTGCTCCAGGCAGCAGTTAAGGTCTTGGGGCAGATGCGGCGGGAAAATCTAACTGCCTTAAACCAGCTGCGGCAGATGCTCTCTGAGCTGGCTACCCCCATCATTCGCATCTGGCAGGACATCCTGCTGGTGGCGATGATCGGGAACATTGATAACCAGCGGGCCCAGGATATCGCGGAGAAGTTGCTGCACCGGGTGAGCTCTTCGCGGTCCAAGGTCGTGCTGGTCGACGTGACCGGGGTCTCAATGATTGACACGGCTGTCGGTGAGTTCCTGATCGAGATGTTCAGCGCGATCAAGTTTCTGGGGACGGAAGTGATTCTCACCGGCATTAAGCCAGACGTGGCACACACCCTGGTCAAACTGGGGCTGAATTTCCGGATGGTGTCCATTGCTCGCGATTTAGAGGATGCCCTGCGGCAGGGAATAGCCATAACTATGGAAGAAAAGAAAAGACGCAAACAGCTGGCAGTAAGCCTGGCCGGCAGTGAAGCGGGGAGCGAAGATGCCAATGTCGAAGATTATTGA
- the mltG gene encoding endolytic transglycosylase MltG yields the protein MDSLKLDKLRFWHRWQEAITPTRRLLLVGVLLLLLAVVVVTRQTSVLLAPVNPAAGEPVVVNIPPQASTVKIGQMLYEQGLIRNTTFFYIYTKYRKVDYRLQAGEYTLSPQMSLPQIVDKLVRGEVRTYSFTIPEGYTIKQIADLLAQKGFVDREKFLAATKDSYDFDFLDGVSPGENQLEGFLFPSTYQITRGTSEREIVRMMLKRFDQVATPELRAQARERNLSVREWVTLASLIEKEAKVSEERPIIAGVLYNRLRLGMPLQVDATILYALGEHRERVLYRDLEVDSSYNTYRHTGLPPGPIASPGEDSLKAALNPTNHNYLYYVSRNDGTHEFTTSLAEHNVARQRYGYYP from the coding sequence ATGGATAGCCTTAAGTTAGACAAGCTCCGCTTCTGGCACCGGTGGCAGGAGGCAATTACCCCGACCAGACGTCTTTTACTGGTCGGGGTTTTGCTGCTGCTCTTGGCCGTCGTGGTCGTTACCCGACAAACCAGCGTTTTGCTGGCGCCGGTCAATCCCGCCGCCGGAGAACCGGTCGTGGTCAATATTCCCCCTCAGGCTTCAACAGTAAAGATTGGACAAATGTTGTACGAACAAGGGCTGATCCGCAACACCACTTTTTTCTATATTTACACCAAGTACCGGAAGGTTGATTACCGTTTGCAAGCGGGAGAATATACCCTGTCTCCCCAGATGTCCCTCCCGCAAATCGTGGACAAACTGGTGCGGGGGGAGGTACGGACATATTCGTTCACCATCCCCGAGGGCTACACCATTAAGCAGATCGCCGACTTACTGGCCCAGAAGGGATTTGTAGACCGGGAAAAATTTCTGGCTGCCACCAAGGACAGTTATGATTTTGATTTCCTCGACGGGGTATCACCGGGAGAAAATCAGTTAGAGGGCTTTTTGTTTCCGTCGACGTATCAGATCACGCGCGGGACGAGTGAGCGGGAGATCGTGCGGATGATGCTGAAAAGGTTTGACCAGGTGGCTACGCCCGAACTACGCGCCCAGGCCCGGGAACGTAACCTGTCGGTTAGAGAGTGGGTAACCCTGGCTTCCTTGATTGAAAAGGAGGCCAAGGTCAGTGAAGAACGGCCGATCATCGCCGGGGTGCTGTACAACCGCCTGCGGCTGGGGATGCCTCTCCAGGTTGACGCCACGATCCTGTACGCCCTGGGTGAACACCGGGAGCGGGTGCTGTATCGGGACTTGGAGGTAGATTCTTCCTACAACACCTACCGGCATACCGGCCTGCCGCCGGGACCGATCGCATCCCCTGGGGAAGATTCACTCAAGGCGGCTTTAAACCCAACCAACCACAATTACCTTTATTACGTCTCGCGCAATGACGGAACGCACGAGTTTACGACCAGCCTGGCCGAGCACAACGTGGCCAGACAGCGCTACGGCTATTACCCCTGA
- a CDS encoding CotS family spore coat protein has product MGSERDQLCEEINTAILWEYDLPALKIKPVSDGYKVETVRGTKFLKEAHATEEELWLAFEAVEHLNRRGFSLAPRFIPTKFGEPMVKVADQVYYLTDWLDGKEYNLGKLSHLANAAGLLCQMQQAAVGFRPSSVPVSRERWGKWPQLFVERLEDLRRCRDIANERMFLTEFDQLFLGLIDGVLGQAEQSLEVMSGQPYREVVAREQAEGGLCHHNFTSRNLIRQKRRFFITGFDGCRLDIRLYDLGRLLLRYLPRYYWDVEVLVHVLQTYAKGYKLSRTERLVLWSYLNFPHRLWRLARRHYLEGTDSEARLTKAIQELIVEQKEYQEFLRQLPDRLEVT; this is encoded by the coding sequence ATGGGCAGTGAACGCGATCAGCTTTGCGAGGAGATCAATACGGCTATTTTATGGGAGTACGATCTGCCTGCCTTAAAAATTAAGCCGGTCAGTGATGGATATAAAGTGGAAACCGTCCGAGGTACCAAGTTCCTGAAAGAGGCTCATGCCACTGAGGAAGAACTATGGCTGGCCTTTGAAGCGGTGGAACATCTTAACCGCCGCGGTTTTTCTCTCGCCCCACGGTTTATCCCGACGAAATTCGGCGAACCGATGGTTAAGGTAGCTGACCAGGTGTATTATCTAACAGATTGGCTGGACGGAAAAGAGTATAACCTCGGGAAATTGTCCCATTTGGCTAATGCGGCGGGATTGTTGTGTCAAATGCAACAGGCAGCAGTCGGCTTCAGACCCTCAAGCGTCCCTGTTTCCCGGGAGCGGTGGGGCAAGTGGCCGCAGCTTTTTGTCGAACGGCTGGAAGACCTGCGGCGCTGTCGTGACATCGCCAATGAAAGAATGTTTTTAACGGAATTTGACCAGCTTTTTCTTGGACTGATTGATGGAGTTCTGGGACAGGCGGAACAGTCATTAGAGGTAATGAGCGGTCAACCCTATCGGGAGGTGGTGGCACGCGAACAAGCCGAAGGAGGCTTATGTCACCACAATTTTACTTCGCGTAACCTGATCCGTCAAAAACGACGGTTTTTCATCACCGGCTTTGATGGCTGCCGGCTGGACATACGACTGTATGATCTCGGTCGCTTGTTGCTTAGATATCTGCCGCGATATTACTGGGATGTGGAGGTTCTGGTTCATGTTCTTCAAACCTATGCGAAGGGATATAAATTGAGCCGGACGGAACGGTTGGTTCTCTGGTCATACCTGAATTTCCCGCACCGTTTATGGCGGTTGGCCAGACGACATTATCTTGAAGGGACAGACTCAGAGGCGCGATTAACCAAAGCGATCCAGGAACTGATTGTGGAACAAAAGGAGTATCAGGAGTTCCTGCGCCAATTGCCGGATCGGCTGGAAGTTACCTGA
- a CDS encoding CotS family spore coat protein: MKKPIQSPKIVVSAYLQEALLNEYGLRVIEARPVKSVWQLNTETGLYCLKVVTHRRKRLKFVLGAMEYLVKSGFHELARLVPTRDGRLFTKVRHHIIFLTEWVEGHKCEFARPADLAAAATTLANFHRHARGYSPPEDSQYKVMWGKWPAILQARWESLTQYKEIAWAKPIKTEFDQLFLTHYAYYHRQAELAVRLLEQSPYAQLVEEGARAQSFIHQDVAGRNFIIAPSGTALLIDFDLVRYDLRVLDLLRLVERTMKKCHWDIKMANLALSRYQSVSRLTPAEWEVLLAFLLFPQKFWRIANRYYTKLDEYSPKQLLQKLEKIISRQDRRHQFLHSFAWLYCQRWLD; the protein is encoded by the coding sequence TTGAAAAAGCCTATTCAGTCACCGAAAATCGTCGTCAGTGCCTATTTACAAGAAGCGCTGCTGAACGAATACGGGCTTAGAGTTATAGAGGCCAGACCGGTCAAATCGGTCTGGCAGTTAAATACTGAAACTGGTTTGTATTGCCTGAAAGTGGTTACTCACCGTAGAAAAAGACTGAAGTTTGTCCTAGGTGCCATGGAATACCTGGTCAAGAGCGGCTTTCATGAGCTGGCCCGCCTCGTACCCACCAGGGACGGTCGGCTTTTTACCAAAGTCCGCCACCACATCATTTTCCTGACGGAATGGGTCGAAGGCCATAAATGCGAATTTGCCCGGCCGGCCGACTTGGCGGCAGCAGCGACCACATTGGCTAATTTTCATCGGCACGCGCGGGGTTATTCCCCTCCCGAAGATAGCCAATACAAAGTCATGTGGGGAAAATGGCCAGCGATCCTGCAGGCTCGCTGGGAAAGTTTAACCCAGTATAAAGAGATAGCCTGGGCCAAACCGATTAAAACAGAATTCGACCAGCTGTTCCTTACCCACTACGCTTATTACCACCGTCAGGCAGAATTAGCGGTCCGGTTGCTGGAGCAGTCCCCGTACGCCCAACTGGTGGAAGAAGGCGCTCGGGCCCAATCTTTTATCCACCAGGATGTTGCCGGCCGCAACTTTATCATCGCCCCCTCGGGGACTGCTTTGCTGATCGACTTTGACCTCGTCCGCTATGACCTCCGGGTCCTGGACCTGCTGCGGCTGGTGGAACGGACAATGAAAAAATGCCACTGGGATATTAAGATGGCGAATCTGGCCTTAAGCCGGTATCAGAGCGTTTCTCGCCTCACCCCGGCAGAGTGGGAAGTTTTACTGGCCTTTTTGCTTTTCCCCCAAAAATTCTGGCGCATCGCCAACCGGTACTACACAAAACTAGATGAATACTCGCCCAAGCAGTTATTACAAAAGTTGGAGAAAATTATCTCCCGGCAAGACCGACGCCATCAGTTTCTGCATTCCTTCGCCTGGCTGTACTGCCAGCGGTGGTTGGATTAG
- a CDS encoding spore gernimation protein: protein MKTAKKLVAPLAVLLVFIAFLVGCAVSRQNQPTVPVQPSEQKPPAPSAQIPTPKANVAVYYLKMTERDAYLVREVHQVEPAPGVVQAALYELIKGTPVTPGAKRVLPPETKILGVKIDQGLATVNFSAEVLKANVGATGEALGITSIVNTLTEFPNIKKVSFLVEGKLDERAKDWWGHVGLYKQPFSRNLQVVHEPAIWVTAPAPGQVITSPVEIRGSARVFEGTVNARLKDTSGRILAQGFTTATQGAPGRGDFQLKLDFKPTGPGKGQIEVSWISPKDGSELDKVVVPVEWR from the coding sequence TTGAAGACGGCAAAAAAACTGGTGGCACCGCTGGCAGTTTTACTGGTTTTCATAGCCTTTCTGGTTGGTTGTGCCGTTTCCCGTCAGAACCAGCCAACAGTCCCGGTCCAACCAAGTGAACAAAAACCACCGGCGCCGTCAGCCCAAATCCCAACACCGAAAGCCAACGTCGCCGTGTATTATCTCAAGATGACCGAACGTGATGCCTATCTGGTTCGGGAAGTACATCAGGTTGAACCTGCGCCGGGTGTCGTTCAGGCCGCTTTGTATGAACTAATTAAGGGCACCCCGGTTACGCCAGGAGCAAAGCGGGTTCTGCCTCCGGAAACAAAAATTCTGGGTGTTAAAATTGATCAAGGTTTAGCAACCGTTAACTTTTCCGCCGAGGTGCTCAAGGCCAACGTCGGAGCGACCGGAGAAGCTCTAGGGATCACCAGCATCGTCAACACGTTGACTGAATTCCCCAATATTAAAAAAGTTTCTTTTTTGGTGGAGGGCAAGTTAGACGAGAGAGCTAAGGACTGGTGGGGACATGTAGGTCTGTACAAACAACCATTTAGCCGGAACTTGCAGGTTGTTCATGAACCAGCCATCTGGGTCACGGCGCCTGCTCCCGGGCAGGTCATCACCAGCCCGGTGGAAATCCGCGGCAGTGCCCGCGTCTTTGAAGGGACCGTAAATGCCCGCTTAAAAGACACCAGTGGTCGGATTCTGGCCCAGGGGTTTACCACGGCAACCCAGGGAGCCCCGGGGCGCGGAGATTTTCAGCTTAAACTCGACTTCAAACCGACTGGCCCGGGAAAAGGCCAGATCGAGGTGTCCTGGATCAGCCCCAAGGACGGCAGCGAACTGGACAAAGTGGTGGTGCCGGTAGAATGGCGCTAG
- a CDS encoding mannose-1-phosphate guanylyltransferase, producing the protein MVFALIMAGGCGTRFWPISRTQTPKQFLSILGPATMLQSTVARLDPLVELKNIFVSTNRTYHPLVARQLPALPQENIITEPANRETAACIALAAIKLAQLDPEAVMVVLPSDHHVQDQGRFLALIQSGINLARQTNGLITLGIQPTRPETGYGYICLGERYTAADGQTYYSVNRFTEKPSIAKAREFLSTGYYLWNSGIFIWRIPVILGAFRRYLPRTFNSLQVVQSHLGTPQEAEVLEREYPTWDKVSIDYGIMEKADEVYVIPADFGWDDVGSWTALPRVLPTDAAGNLIESNHFGIDTTNSIIVAPNHLVATLGIDNLIIVVTPDAVLVCDKNRDQELKALLNRISTEYFNSELL; encoded by the coding sequence ATGGTTTTTGCGCTGATCATGGCTGGCGGATGTGGCACCAGATTTTGGCCGATCAGCCGGACGCAAACCCCCAAACAGTTCTTAAGCATCCTTGGTCCGGCAACAATGCTTCAGTCCACTGTGGCCCGCCTCGACCCTCTGGTTGAATTGAAGAATATATTCGTGAGCACCAACCGAACTTACCACCCCCTTGTTGCTCGCCAACTGCCAGCCCTACCACAGGAAAATATCATTACCGAGCCAGCGAACCGGGAGACCGCCGCCTGTATCGCTCTTGCGGCGATCAAACTCGCGCAACTTGATCCCGAGGCGGTGATGGTCGTTCTTCCCTCAGATCATCACGTCCAGGATCAAGGCCGTTTCCTGGCCCTCATCCAGTCGGGCATCAATCTGGCCCGCCAGACAAATGGCCTGATCACCCTGGGAATCCAACCCACGCGCCCAGAAACCGGCTACGGTTACATCTGCCTGGGAGAGCGCTATACGGCCGCAGACGGACAAACATATTACTCCGTAAACCGTTTTACCGAAAAACCATCAATCGCTAAGGCTCGAGAATTTTTATCCACTGGCTACTATTTATGGAACAGTGGTATTTTTATTTGGCGGATCCCGGTTATTCTCGGAGCATTTCGCCGCTACTTACCCCGTACCTTTAATAGCTTACAAGTAGTGCAGTCCCATCTGGGCACTCCCCAGGAAGCAGAGGTGCTTGAGCGAGAATACCCCACCTGGGATAAGGTTTCCATCGATTACGGCATCATGGAAAAAGCCGATGAGGTTTACGTCATCCCGGCTGACTTCGGCTGGGATGATGTGGGGAGCTGGACCGCTCTCCCCCGCGTTCTACCGACAGACGCCGCGGGTAATTTGATTGAAAGCAATCACTTTGGCATCGATACAACCAATAGCATTATTGTCGCTCCCAATCACCTGGTCGCCACCCTGGGGATTGACAATTTGATTATCGTGGTTACCCCGGACGCTGTTTTGGTGTGTGATAAAAACCGCGATCAGGAATTAAAAGCCTTGCTGAACCGGATCTCAACAGAATACTTTAACAGCGAGTTGCTGTGA
- a CDS encoding U32 family peptidase, with the protein MRKPELLAPAGNLEKLQMAVRYGADAVYLGGKSFGLRAFADNFEIAEMKEGIQFAHERGVRVYVTVNIFPHNADLNALPSYLETLRKIGADALLVSDPGVIKIAQETVPDLPLHLSTQANNVNWASAQFWAEHGVKRIVLARELSLPEIKEIRVHTTVELEVFVHGAMCIAYSGRCLLSNYLAGRDANRGECAHPCRWRYALVEEKRPGQFYPVIEDERGTYIFNSRDLCLLPYLPELIKAGVDSFKIEGRMKSVHYVATVVRAYRQAIDACWPDPDQFQLNPAWMAELDKVSHRDYTTGFLFGKPTAQDQIYGNSSYRRTYDFIGLVREYNPVTRLAVVEQRGHFARGEEIEVVGPRTALFTQLLTELYDLDGQAIEAAPHPQQLVQIRVDQPVEAFDLLRRPRVMGEKGDGAGAD; encoded by the coding sequence ATGCGCAAACCAGAACTGCTGGCCCCGGCCGGCAACCTGGAAAAACTCCAGATGGCAGTCAGGTACGGTGCGGATGCTGTATATCTCGGCGGCAAGAGTTTTGGACTGCGGGCTTTTGCAGATAACTTCGAAATTGCCGAGATGAAGGAAGGAATTCAGTTCGCCCATGAACGGGGTGTGCGCGTTTACGTCACGGTCAATATTTTTCCGCATAACGCTGACCTGAACGCACTGCCCAGTTACCTGGAAACCCTCCGCAAAATTGGGGCAGACGCGCTCCTGGTGTCTGACCCGGGGGTGATCAAGATCGCCCAGGAAACAGTTCCCGATCTGCCCCTGCACCTGAGCACTCAGGCGAACAACGTCAACTGGGCGAGCGCTCAATTCTGGGCAGAACACGGAGTTAAAAGGATTGTCCTGGCTCGGGAGCTCTCTTTGCCCGAGATCAAAGAAATTCGCGTCCATACCACTGTGGAACTGGAGGTCTTTGTCCACGGCGCGATGTGCATTGCTTATTCCGGCCGCTGCTTGCTCAGCAACTATCTGGCGGGTCGGGATGCCAATCGCGGGGAGTGCGCCCACCCCTGCCGCTGGCGCTATGCCCTGGTGGAAGAAAAGAGACCGGGTCAGTTTTATCCAGTAATCGAGGATGAACGGGGGACATACATCTTCAATTCCCGCGACCTCTGCCTCCTGCCTTACCTGCCTGAACTGATTAAGGCGGGCGTGGATAGTTTTAAAATCGAGGGACGGATGAAAAGCGTCCATTATGTGGCGACCGTGGTGCGGGCATATCGGCAGGCGATCGATGCTTGCTGGCCTGATCCCGACCAGTTTCAGCTTAACCCAGCCTGGATGGCTGAGTTGGACAAGGTCAGCCACCGGGATTACACCACCGGGTTTTTGTTTGGTAAGCCGACGGCACAGGATCAGATCTACGGTAACAGTTCTTACCGGCGCACCTATGATTTCATCGGCTTGGTCCGGGAGTATAATCCCGTGACCCGACTGGCTGTTGTGGAGCAGCGGGGGCATTTTGCGCGGGGAGAGGAAATCGAGGTGGTGGGACCGCGGACGGCTCTCTTTACGCAACTGCTTACCGAGTTGTATGACCTCGACGGTCAGGCGATTGAGGCAGCGCCTCATCCGCAGCAACTGGTGCAGATCCGGGTTGACCAGCCAGTAGAGGCCTTTGACCTGCTCAGGCGACCCCGAGTGATGGGCGAAAAGGGAGATGGGGCCGGTGCGGATTGA
- a CDS encoding DUF4911 domain-containing protein codes for MGPVRIDPLSHDPRFRILLEVYPHDIDFLNRVLEATDGLGLVTTLDRRLGRVVIWVTPDTRAEVITLLDSFPRTIKIIDQGTV; via the coding sequence ATGGGGCCGGTGCGGATTGATCCCTTAAGCCACGACCCACGGTTTCGCATCCTGCTTGAGGTCTACCCCCACGATATCGATTTTCTCAACCGCGTGCTGGAAGCAACTGATGGTTTGGGTCTGGTGACCACCCTTGACCGCCGTCTGGGACGGGTGGTGATCTGGGTAACCCCAGACACGCGGGCGGAAGTGATCACCCTGCTGGATTCTTTCCCCAGAACAATTAAGATTATTGATCAGGGCACGGTATAA
- a CDS encoding penicillin-binding protein 2 — MFVLRRERRITSLLFLFSFVWLIWAGRLGYLQLVQGKQLARQAVNLRSQTVILEEYPRGDILDRQGRSLTDVSEQPGVVVFPSLMSDINETVTSLEKVLDLPPDKLSCLAELPARSGGQRVNTAPFVLKTRLSREELERVKALHLSGVYVLPLKMRYGPHSLATHLVGHVGQITPQQWAVLDQTGKPRAYRLGDTIGQKGIESIYESELRGVDDAASVAALVDATGQPIAGLNLRAKTESPREGTRHHVVLTLDRDVQTIVEKVMDERVPCGAVVVLDIDTRDVLAMASRPNFNQNEVAKYLREEGASEFRNRALNLYYPGSIFKLVVAAAALEEGITKLDEHFYCSGKYCFNEKLAIPCLKRTGHGNLTLLEAMAVSCNPVFIELGLRLGRDRLLAFAEKFGLGQDVLLGYPLAQGEHFEIGPHEPGRLGNASIGQEGVRLTPLQVASLLATVADGGTYAPPRVVKAVLDSHGQTVSKYPSASKERVISPATARQLQVMLEAVTKWGTGQAAWVPGGCAGKTSSAQSGRKNPTGREITDAWFAGYAPLDQPRWVVAVLVEGGSTGGKSAAPVFREIVRQMRQLPLSEDNGNRP, encoded by the coding sequence GTGTTTGTACTACGGAGAGAGCGGCGGATCACCAGTCTGCTTTTCTTATTTTCTTTTGTCTGGTTGATTTGGGCTGGCCGCCTGGGTTATTTACAGCTGGTCCAGGGGAAGCAACTGGCGCGTCAGGCGGTGAACCTACGCAGTCAAACCGTAATCCTGGAAGAATACCCGCGGGGTGATATACTTGATCGGCAGGGGCGCAGCCTGACTGATGTTTCTGAGCAGCCCGGGGTGGTAGTCTTTCCGTCACTGATGTCGGACATCAATGAGACCGTTACCTCCCTGGAGAAGGTTCTCGATTTGCCGCCCGACAAATTGTCCTGTTTGGCTGAACTGCCGGCCAGAAGCGGCGGTCAGCGGGTCAATACCGCCCCGTTCGTCCTGAAAACGCGACTGAGCCGGGAGGAACTTGAGCGGGTGAAGGCCTTACACCTGTCCGGGGTGTATGTGTTGCCGCTGAAGATGCGATATGGGCCGCACTCTCTGGCCACGCACCTGGTCGGCCACGTCGGGCAGATCACCCCGCAGCAATGGGCTGTATTAGACCAAACCGGTAAGCCGCGTGCGTACCGGTTAGGGGACACTATCGGTCAAAAAGGGATTGAAAGTATTTACGAAAGTGAGTTGCGGGGAGTGGATGATGCCGCATCGGTCGCCGCGCTGGTCGATGCCACCGGCCAGCCGATCGCCGGTCTTAACTTGCGCGCCAAAACAGAAAGCCCGCGTGAAGGAACCCGTCATCATGTGGTGCTGACCCTGGACCGCGACGTGCAAACCATTGTGGAAAAGGTGATGGATGAACGGGTACCGTGCGGCGCGGTGGTGGTTTTGGACATTGACACGCGAGATGTCCTGGCGATGGCCAGTCGGCCGAACTTTAATCAGAATGAAGTGGCCAAATACCTCCGCGAGGAAGGGGCCAGCGAGTTTCGCAACCGGGCGTTGAACTTGTATTACCCTGGTTCAATCTTCAAACTGGTGGTGGCGGCGGCGGCCCTGGAGGAGGGAATAACAAAGCTCGACGAACACTTTTACTGTAGTGGTAAATATTGCTTCAATGAGAAGCTGGCCATCCCCTGCTTGAAGAGAACCGGACACGGAAATCTGACTTTACTGGAGGCTATGGCTGTCTCGTGTAATCCGGTTTTCATTGAGCTAGGACTGCGGTTAGGGCGCGATCGTCTGCTGGCTTTTGCCGAAAAGTTTGGCTTAGGGCAGGATGTCTTGCTTGGCTACCCGCTTGCTCAAGGGGAACACTTTGAGATTGGACCGCACGAACCGGGGCGGTTAGGAAATGCGTCGATCGGACAGGAAGGGGTTCGTTTGACTCCGCTGCAGGTGGCTTCGCTGTTGGCCACCGTTGCCGATGGAGGAACCTATGCCCCCCCGCGGGTGGTTAAGGCTGTTTTGGACTCGCACGGGCAAACAGTTAGCAAATATCCTTCTGCCAGTAAAGAGAGGGTAATCAGCCCCGCAACCGCACGCCAACTGCAGGTGATGCTGGAGGCCGTAACCAAATGGGGAACGGGTCAAGCGGCCTGGGTACCCGGCGGCTGTGCCGGCAAAACCAGTTCTGCTCAGTCGGGGCGTAAGAATCCCACCGGTCGCGAGATTACTGATGCCTGGTTTGCCGGCTATGCACCTCTTGATCAACCCCGGTGGGTAGTAGCGGTACTGGTGGAAGGAGGGAGTACTGGCGGTAAGAGTGCTGCCCCCGTCTTCCGGGAAATTGTCCGCCAGATGCGACAACTCCCCCTATCTGAGGATAATGGCAACCGCCCATAA